The Capsicum annuum cultivar UCD-10X-F1 chromosome 3, UCD10Xv1.1, whole genome shotgun sequence genomic sequence tgacatcttgggTTTGATAAAGTGGATTAATCATTTTTAatccaaattaatggactaacccaattgAGATTGAACTTTAGTTAAATCCATTTATGTTTGGACTTaactaattaattcaattatattaatccacaatatttatttggagctaatatattttaaatttaatattatccaaattttgtacggatttgcatttaataaaatttcgttGTCCACAATATGATATTAACTTTTTCTATATTTCGAGGATCGTCAGTAGCGTATTTTCCAAACGTAGACATATTTGAATTGATATGAATTTCTCAAGGACTGTTAGTGGTGCATTTCTCGAACGTAGGCATATTTGAATTTCATATGGATTTCTCCGTAAGTCGAGTACAGTTAGTGGCTTATTTTTCGAACATagcaatatttgaatttgatctccatgaaaagaggatttgtacatcttcttaatgtatttgattatcaagaagagaggatTTTGACCTCTTTATGAACATCCATCAATTTCTCATATATTGGAGTAGCCTCCAAgttagatttagggtaaagtagatTCCATAAACTTTAAGAGAAATTGGATTCTTTAGAGTATACAAAATTTCGATGTCTACAAATGTCCCTACTCTTCAAGGTTTGTTAGAGTGTAGATTTGATGAAACTCAGTATCCATAGAGCTTCCATCTTTACGGTCTTGCAACTACAAATTTGCATATCTGATTTACTTTTCAAGGCTTGTcagagtgtagacttgatgaaactcactATCTATAGAGCTTCTATCTTTACGATCTTGCAACTACAAATTTGCATatctgatttatgagagaagagatgaaggacaAGTTTGGCCCCACTGATCGGGCAAgtttgtttccaacataattttatagtaatagaaataaattgcaataacatataaaaatatgaaaagcatgatttttttattgataaacgatgtgggTACAAATTTGTTcttcccttgattcttctctcttgattttctccataattcgagggtcgtCAATAGTGCATTTTTTGAACGTAGGCATATTTAAATTTAATGTAAATTTCTCCATAACTTGAGGGTCGTCGGTAGCGTATTTTTCAAACATATgcaaatttaaatttgatatgaatttctccgtaatttgaGGGCCGTCAGTAGCGCATTTCCCGAACGTAggcatatttgaatttgatatgaatttttatGTAATTCGAGGGTCATTAATGGCCTATTTCTCAAACGTAGATATATATTGATTTCATATGGATTTCTCTATAATTCGATGGCCGTTaatggcgtatttctcgaatgtgaaaaaataaatgaatttgatCTCCAATGAGAGCTTATAGAtattcttgatgtatttgattatgaagaagagagggttttgatcaTATTTGATGAgtatatgaaattatttaaatatattcgagatttatgaatatctcataaatttacGAAATATTTGAGGtatcttacaacaacaacaacaacaacaaacccaatgtattcccacttagtggggtctggggggggtaagatgtacgcagtccatacctctacctctgatgaagtagaaaggctgtttccgaaagacccccggctcaagtcacgagatatcacacaaacacatagtacagcacagcagcagatgacataacatagacacgacacccatagggaatataaaacagagtaaagcaggaatgcaggaatataaagcagaggaaagcacacagattcgtaataaacatggaacacggaacacgaaacactgaatacagaatcataacaggaatacacccccaccaataaATTCCCTACAcaagcgacccgaactggccctaatcctctgccgtaattcgcatcttccagaccttcctatctagggtcatgtcctcggtgagctgtaactgttccatgtcccgcctaatcacctcaccccagtacttcttcggtctacctctaccccgtctaaaaccatccaacgctagcctctcacacctacggaccggggcatccatgcccctcctcttcacgtgtccgaaccatctcaatcgtgcttcccgcatcttacactccactgaagtcacaccaaccttctcccggatagtctcattccgaactctatcccctcgggtcagtccacacatccagcgcaacatccgcatttctgccaccttcattttttggatgtgggagttcttaactggccaacactccgctccatacagcaaggccggacggactaccaccctatagaatttgcctttaagcttgggcggcaccttcttatcacacagcacccccgatgcgagtttccacttcatccatcccgccccaatacggtgcgagacatcctcgtcaatctcaccgttactctggatcacggacccgagatacttgaacttatccctcttccctacctcctgtgcttctagcctcactactacctcattctcccgcctcacgtcattaaacttacattccgcatactctgtcttggttctgctcaccctgaaccctttagacttcagagtttgtctccacaactctaatttgtcattcacaccatTTGAGGtatctttttaagaaaatattttatttaaagggtatttttgaagcttgattttttttattgataaacacGTGGCAAGTCGATTACACCTTCGTCGATGATGGCAAATACCGGGGCAACCGCAACGCCATCACTGGGCATCCGTGTCGATGTGCAATCTCAGCTCCCACAAACAAGAAATGGTAAACGCTTCGTTGCAGACACATCCCCATGACTCAATTGCCAATCTCCGCGCACTCTCCGACTCCCTCTCAGCTTTCCAAGGCTGCTTCACTGAGCTACACCAACACATCGATTCTATTCGGTCCACAATTCACTCTGTGCTTCCCCTTCTTACTACTAATAACACTCCCTTACCCGCATCATCTCCGCCACCAACAACAGTATCCCCAGTCCTCGAACCCGAACCCGAACCCGAACCCGAACCATCCTGGGAATCTGACCCctctgaagaagaagaagtgcAATCGCCTCATCGCGAAGATGTGCAATCCCATAATAGTGAAAAGTTTCAATGCCCTGCTCGAGAAGAAGTGCAATTCCATTGTAGTGAAGAGGTTCAACGCCCTCTTTGTTCAATGCTGGAATACATCTGCAAATCGGGGGCCGGTCGTGGTCTGCGGAGGTACATGGCAAAGCGAATCTCAGATGTGAATATACTGCTTGAAGAAGTTCCTAAGGCATTGAGACTCGCGTGTAATCCAGCAAGGCTTGTATTGGAATGTATGGGGAAGTTTTATGAACAGAAGACCAAAGCTTTTCCTAAAGACTTAAGCAAGGCTTCTATATTAGGTTTAGAATGTTTCTTGTTGATGGGAATCGACAAGAGTGTCAACATCGAGAAAAGGGTGAAAGATGAGGCTGACAAGGCAGCTTTAGCATGGAGAAAGAGATTGATTACCGAAGGAGGTATACGAAATGCTATTAAGATGGATGCGCAGGGTTTGCTATTGCTTATTGGATGTTTTGGGATTCCAGGAGGATTTGCAAATGAGGATATCAGGGATTTGCTTCAGAAATGTCGCATCAAGCACATTAAAGGTGCCCTCAGGAGATCAAATGTTCTCATGGCTAAGACTCCAGGTCTGCTTTTCATCAATTCAATTTGTCCGTAAGCTGCATTTGCTATTCGTGTGAGATGGTGCAAGTTTAAAAAATTTTGGTGCCCTTTAACTAGTCTTGATTGAAACAAAGTTACCTAGAAGCAGCAAATAAAGTTCTAATACAATGTTTGTTTTGATGTTACTTAAATTTTACTTGTGTCGTGCACGTTACATCTTAGTTGTTACGATAAAATACTTTACAATAcaatatgatatattatgtaacaatatgtaacaaccatccaaacaaagtgtaatATACTtatcaaaccaaaaaaaatagctctcctttctcttctatttactaGTGTCTTGTACTATTTTGTGTTACTTCGTTCCTCCTGGTCCTGTACTCCCCATTTATATTCATCTCAATTGCTTCAAAGGCGTTTTTCCTTTCCTTCATCATGCCCCAAAGAGACACCAATAGTTCCCACCCTTTTCATTTAACTAACCTGAGACGGCAATCTTTACTTGGTAGTACCTAGTAACTGGCCTAATAACACCTCTGAGCTTTTCACAAACAGTTGTCTGAGCATCAGAATCCCATCTGCTAGTACTTTTGGACCATACTTAGGCCTTTGAGGACAACAGTTCCCTAGATATACTAAGGTCCTCCTGCAGCTGGTCCAAAATGAATCACAATCCACAGtgatgattatatattttttgtttgagaACATTGCTGTCATGCTTTTAATTCATATCTTTCCTGGCTAAGATCTCATGCATAGAACATTTTACAGAGATTTTTCTTGTGGGTTGAGAAATGGTAATTGTTCTGAAATTGCAGCATTAAGAAAGTGCTGAAATTATGAAATGTGTACGGGCAAGCGAAAAAACAGAAGTGAAAGCCCTTTCTAACCTTGCAGTGACGCGAATAGTAGGACTCTATCGAATAGTTGCTCGTTGACTGGACGGATCATGCTTGTAATTTTTGTGATCCTGGATGATCTAATTCATTTGTTTTTTGATTTGCTTTGGATGTGTTTCTCGGTAAGTATTTGAAGCCATTCAACCAATTGAGCTAATTTCAAAGCATGTATACAGTTTCTTGTTGTTTCTTCTTTAGCTTCATTTGTGTTTCTTGGTAAGTATTAGAAGCCACTCAACCAATTGAACTTATTTCAAAGCTTGTATACGGTTTCTGGTTGTTTCTTCATTTGCTTCATTTTTGTTTCTTGGTAAGTATTTGAAGCCACTCAACCAATTGAGCTaatttcaatgattttaaaaGCATGTATTCATTTTCTTCTGATCAAAACTCGAAAAAGAAGTTTGTATACAGTTTCTGAATAACACTATTGGATAAGTTGTTTATTAATGTGAATAAATGCTTTTACGTGGAAATGACTGGTTTATAGGCCAACGCACAATCTGGTGCCGATAATATCTAGCCACGGTGGAGGACACAAACACAGAATGAAGGGATATTCAATATCTGAATATGAATGATGCAAATTTAAAGTATTTGGGGAACTCTCAGCATCATTATTGGAGAGAAAAATGAACGAAGCTTTttgaatgatatgaaatagaaAATGATATGCACAGGAACAAGCAGTCAGTACTGGGACAGAAAGATGTTTGCCTTTTCTGTCTTTCTCAGTATATGGGGCAACTTTTCAATTTAGGAATCTTAAAGTTCAATTCAGGGACCCTTTTGAACCTTATATGTGCTTGGAAGTTACAGTCTGCCTTTCGATGTTTGTTTTCATCGTTTGTTGTTTCAGAGATGATGCATTGTTATGTGGCTCTCTCTTAATGAGATTCATTTTGCAGTTTTTcatatctttctttatcccaAGTATTACATTTGACCTTGTCGTAGTACTAATTTATCTGTCTTTCTAACACTGGTTTATGTAAATTTGTGACAGAAATAATTGAGGGGATGGTAAAGCAAAATATGGAAGTTGACTCTGTTCATGTTGCCTATACTTTTGGAATTGAGGACAGGTTTAATCCTCAGAGACTTTTGACATCATTTTTACTAGATTCTGAAGAGTCGCTGAAGAAAATGAAGGAAAACAAAGATTCACTTGCTGCAATGGTAGTTCTTCAATTTCATTCCAGCACTGATAGTCCCTCTCTGATTTCTCTCCCTGTTTCCTCAAGTTAACCATGCATTTGTTATGTTGTACAGGATGAAGCAAAACAGAAGCATTTGTTTGCGCTGACATCTGTCAGCAAATGTTTGAAACTCCACGATATTGAAGCTTCAAAACTTCTTCCTGGGTGGAAAATCGATGAGAAAATAATGGCCTTGGAGAATGaaattggtggatttgataagCAGACAGGTAGGCAAATGGCACAAAAGCGAAAAAATGATGAAACTGGGTCGTCAAGATGGTCCAGAAATAGAGAAGCAAAACGTTCACGTTTTTTGCCATGGCTACGACAGCAAAGAGTTAATGATCATGTTAATATCAACAACACCTTGGTAAAAGGTCGAACTACTGGCCACCGTTATGGTCATACTGTGTTCTCATCGGTATTGCATGGACCTGCTGCAGGCTCGATACATGAAAATG encodes the following:
- the LOC107862080 gene encoding protein FRIGIDA isoform X1 gives rise to the protein MCNLSSHKQEMVNASLQTHPHDSIANLRALSDSLSAFQGCFTELHQHIDSIRSTIHSVLPLLTTNNTPLPASSPPPTTVSPVLEPEPEPEPEPSWESDPSEEEEVQSPHREDVQSHNSEKFQCPAREEVQFHCSEEVQRPLCSMLEYICKSGAGRGLRRYMAKRISDVNILLEEVPKALRLACNPARLVLECMGKFYEQKTKAFPKDLSKASILGLECFLLMGIDKSVNIEKRVKDEADKAALAWRKRLITEGGIRNAIKMDAQGLLLLIGCFGIPGGFANEDIRDLLQKCRIKHIKGALRRSNVLMAKTPEIIEGMVKQNMEVDSVHVAYTFGIEDRFNPQRLLTSFLLDSEESLKKMKENKDSLAAMDEAKQKHLFALTSVSKCLKLHDIEASKLLPGWKIDEKIMALENEIGGFDKQTGRQMAQKRKNDETGSSRWSRNREAKRSRFLPWLRQQRVNDHVNINNTLVKGRTTGHRYGHTVFSSVLHGPAAGSIHENVAGSLAGTVRGVAMGGTGSGISASANNIHAGIAAGTDVVQQGGSYAGGHGGTLVDSTPGQIGSHAGQLYGRRGDAAVYDRPDSSNYAYRPSSYLEDSNGLQNSQLGAASRPPYLEGSAGVRNTTHSDAYRPPPYLEGSTGLPNTTHRPPPYLEGSSQLPNAIPGYSARQSSASGHPSSHLYRPR
- the LOC107862080 gene encoding protein FRIGIDA isoform X3, coding for MCNLSSHKQEMVNASLQTHPHDSIANLRALSDSLSAFQGCFTELHQHIDSIRSTIHSVLPLLTTNNTPLPASSPPPTTVSPVLEPEPEPEPEPSWESDPSEEEEVQSPHREDVQSHNSEKFQCPAREEVQFHCSEEVQRPLCSMLEYICKSGAGRGLRRYMAKRISDVNILLEEVPKALRLACNPARLVLECMGKFYEQKTKAFPKDLSKASILGLECFLLMGIDKSVNIEKRVKDEADKAALAWRKRLITEGGIRNAIKMDAQGLLLLIGCFGIPGGFANEDIRDLLQKCRIKHIKGALRRSNVLMAKTPEIIEGMVKQNMEVDSVHVAYTFGIEDRFNPQRLLTSFLLDSEESLKKMKENKDSLAAMDEAKQKHLFALTSVSKCLKLHDIEASKLLPGWKIDEKIMALENEIGGFDKQTGRQMAQKRKNDETGSSRWSRNREAKRSRFLPWLRQQRVNDHVNINNTLVKGTVRGVAMGGTGSGISASANNIHAGIAAGTDVVQQGGSYAGGHGGTLVDSTPGQIGSHAGQLYGRRGDAAVYDRPDSSNYAYRPSSYLEDSNGLQNSQLGAASRPPYLEGSAGVRNTTHSDAYRPPPYLEGSTGLPNTTHRPPPYLEGSSQLPNAIPGYSARQSSASGHPSSHLYRPR
- the LOC107862080 gene encoding protein FRIGIDA isoform X2; protein product: MCNLSSHKQEMVNASLQTHPHDSIANLRALSDSLSAFQGCFTELHQHIDSIRSTIHSVLPLLTTNNTPLPASSPPPTTVSPVLEPEPEPEPEPSWESDPSEEEEVQSPHREDVQSHNSEKFQCPAREEVQFHCSEEVQRPLCSMLEYICKSGAGRGLRRYMAKRISDVNILLEEVPKALRLACNPARLVLECMGKFYEQKTKAFPKDLSKASILGLECFLLMGIDKSVNIEKRVKDEADKAALAWRKRLITEGGGFANEDIRDLLQKCRIKHIKGALRRSNVLMAKTPEIIEGMVKQNMEVDSVHVAYTFGIEDRFNPQRLLTSFLLDSEESLKKMKENKDSLAAMDEAKQKHLFALTSVSKCLKLHDIEASKLLPGWKIDEKIMALENEIGGFDKQTGRQMAQKRKNDETGSSRWSRNREAKRSRFLPWLRQQRVNDHVNINNTLVKGRTTGHRYGHTVFSSVLHGPAAGSIHENVAGSLAGTVRGVAMGGTGSGISASANNIHAGIAAGTDVVQQGGSYAGGHGGTLVDSTPGQIGSHAGQLYGRRGDAAVYDRPDSSNYAYRPSSYLEDSNGLQNSQLGAASRPPYLEGSAGVRNTTHSDAYRPPPYLEGSTGLPNTTHRPPPYLEGSSQLPNAIPGYSARQSSASGHPSSHLYRPR